The Solenopsis invicta isolate M01_SB chromosome 12, UNIL_Sinv_3.0, whole genome shotgun sequence genome window below encodes:
- the LOC105195416 gene encoding uncharacterized protein LOC105195416, whose translation MATPTCDKKARVIVLGGCGFIGRNLVGYLLDNDLVSYVRVVDKVPPQTAWLNAKHQQVFEHPLLEFKSANLINIVSCQNAFSSDEPIDYVFNCAGETKSGLTDPVYKEGIYKLSLNCAQQAAKIRALRYVEISSGNLNASEKTPHKEDDAGEPWTLVAKYKLQVEHELKNIPDLKYTILRPAIVYGCGDRNGLAPRLVVGAVYKHLGEMMKLLWGPDLHMNTVHVRDVARAIWHVANRPETIGQTYNLVDEGDSTQGSISAIVSELFNINHDYWGTALSTLAKTDMSSVVEEVNDKHMTPWAEACRKDGVENSPLSPYIDQELLYNKHLYLQPGKLSNTGFTYLYPKLTKDALTEVLNDYVNMRIFPHSLVL comes from the exons ATGGCAACGCCCACCTGTGATAAGAAAGCGAGGGTGATCGTTTTAGGAG GATGTGGTTTCATCGGCCGTAATCTCGTGGGATATTTGTTGGATAACGATCTGGTGTCCTATGTGCGAGTCGTGGACAAAGTACCGCCGCAGACCGCCTGGCTCAATGCGAAACACCAGCAAGTATTCGAGCATCCGTTACTCGAGTTTAAAAGCGCCAATTTAATTAACATAG TGTCCTGCCAAAACGCGTTTTCTTCCGATGAGCCTATTGATTATGTGTTCAATTGCGCCGGGGAGACGAAGAGCGGCCTAACCGATCCAGTGTACAAAGAAGGTATTTACAAATTGAGCCTAAACTGCGCCCAGCAAGCGGCCAAAATTCGAGCCTTGCGTTACGTCGAGATATCTTCCGGCAATCTTAACGCCTCGGAAAAG ACTCCTCACAAGGAAGACGACGCCGGAGAACCATGGACGCttgttgcaaaatacaagttaCAAGTGGAACACGAACTGAAGAACATACCAGATCTAAAGTATACCATACTCAGACCGGCTATTGTGTATGGTTGTGGTGACAGAAACGGCCTAG CACCGAGATTGGTAGTGGGTGCAGTTTATAAACATTTAGGAGAAATGATGAAATTGCTCTGGGGTCCAGACCTTCATATGAATACGGTACACGTAAGGGATGTTGCCAGAGCTATCTGGCATGTGGCTAACAGACCGGAAACAATAGGCCAGACGTATAATCTCGTAGACGAGGGGGATTCCACTCAAGGTTCCATCAGTGCCATAGTCTCGGAACTGTTTAATATCAATCACGATTACTGGGGCACTGCGCTATCTACACTAGCCAAA ACTGATATGAGTTCTGTTGTCGAGGAGGTAAATGACAAACACATGACCCCTTGGGCAGAAGCTTGTCGCAAGGATGGAGTGGAGAACAGTCCTCTGTCTCCATATATAGATCAAGAACTCCTGTACAATAAGCACTTGTATTTACAGCCTGGAAAGCTGTCAAACACAGGATTTACGTACCTGTATCCTAAACTAACAAAAGATGCTCTTACAGAg GTACTTAATGATTATGTAAACATGAGGATCTTTCCGCATTCCTTGGTCCTGTGA
- the LOC105195415 gene encoding protogenin isoform X1: MAARVLLLSVLITEVLKPACAAGVKGIGGNISSRNVSKLDAGLTKGPGLTLEIQPSGHVILGKRGITLSCIAGSNETVTWLHNGIPAPPCGLTRCVLLSNGSLHFYKKQNLQMQKFKEKERNNIVNARNHNKDEYRCVTRTSLGGMIQSAPTIIQIAELAHVFKETPENITVQEGEIARLSCLIDSVPFPPNITWQHNETSLSYHNESKYSVVPPGVLYISATKLSDAGLYRCIVTNDFLKKTKRSREAKLTVIAREESSNKTHTPSSLFPQISYNHWLLNGSNLKLACAASGYPSLVTWSFIPRYTDNVTKSRILLNSTTGISVLSLTKVNVSNAGVYQCSSKSSITNDLEVQNVTVDILIPPSFIKTPTNQICPNGRTARFECQAQGLPVPQIYWLKDSLNITINGRRTTYVKEYNKIELAISATVPSDSGIYQCVAVNAAGEIWAAGRLQVNTSRNSPATPTSLKCHAISPVKILISWEPPKSIPYTSITAYTVHYSPVEGGKEEVSPPEPGNSTSVEVTKLLEPFTNYSFYVRVWNNYGASDQSATIVCSTAPSVPKGTPKMNVDIISSTKLNVSWEPLSKKESHGVVVEYKLLWKLHQSSSSRWVHYLPATVQYYVLSGLEPGARYDLRVLARTKQGEPNISETQLDWITVTMPSSESNQFAIRNVVDIQVLIVNASIIKMKWKINFKQSDQIESKFDSWQIYCENQNGEKLKNIHLPQNITEYLFTDLDTNVSYIMRLCMVSSGEATGCLTKHVETIQSDPNTVPMTLEAIPVSPTSINVSWTLYDVHDVNSFEFCYHAVHVQNSNNSKCSIVNDTKTNVDELKPFTLYEFKVKAVRHDTNRTSFYSKSIECYTNEDVPGKVEELQWFLRNNTKVRIAWEEPSNINGIIQNYVVTYGRTMEDFATMNNVTVPGNRRTTFLPDLAPGKRYFVMVRAATKAGYGKPSDPIIVITGGTSRNSSNGGSSKVPAPSGNEKNSKPDQSLGVILGVNISVGFIMVCLCSIYCRRKFENSRLRNGAQPTNECVLSRNANGCCAEQSSTSVGQQANATDAPNEIELAVLCPSSPIETNPHSDAKGTQSNGVFEICAKEPLLSPWEVMEINGGSKDVHIMENPQYKRRSSSASNNQQEEEEEQDLEGTQLTMVNCTLGSSASSLNNNSGCPDDETSSSPKATCASVPALGPNG; encoded by the exons ATGGCGGCGCGAGTACTCTTGCTGAGCGTCTTGATCACGGAAGTGCTGAAGCCAGCTTGCGCCGCAG GTGTTAAAGGTATCGGAGGAAATATCAGTAGTAGGAACGTGTCCAAACTAGATGCTGGTTTAACTAAAGGACCTGGATTAACACTGGAAATTCAACCTAGTGGCCATGTGATACTAGGAAAAAGGGGGATTACGCTCAGTTGCATAGCTGGCTCGAATGAGACTGTGACTTGGTTGCACAATGGAATACCAGCACCTCCGTGTGGTCTTACTCGCTGTGTTCTTCTCTCTAATGGTTCTCTTCACTTTTACAAG aaacaaaatttacaaatgcaaaagttcaaagaaaaggaaagaaataatattgttaatgcTAGAAACCATAATAAAGATGAATATCGCTGTGTAACGCGTACTAGTTTAGGAGGGATGATACAGTCAGCTCCCACTATTATTCAAATAGCAG AACTTGCTCATGTATTTAAAGAAACTCCAGAAAATATTACTGTTCAAGAAGGTGAAATTGCAAGATTGTCTTGTTTAATTGACAGTGTTCCTTTCCCACCCAATATTACGTGGCAGCATAATGAAACATCGTTAtcttatcataatgaatcaaagtATTCTGTGGTACCACCAGGTGTTCTGTATATAAGTGCAACGAAACTATCAGATGCTGGCTTATATAG atgCATAGTCACTAATGATTTTCTAAAGAAGACCAAAAGGAGCAGAGAAGCAAAATTAACGGTTATCGCGAGAGAAGAGAGCTCAAACAAAACGCATACGCCATCGTCCTTGTTTCCACAGATTTCATACAATCATTGGTTGCTTAACGGGTCGAATCTGAAGTTGGCATGTGCTGCATCTGGTTATCCATCACTTGTAACATGGTCATTTATTCCTCGTTATACag ATAATGTTACAAAATCTCGCATCCTCCTTAATTCCACCACTGGCATTAGTGTATTGTCATTAACAAAGGTAAACGTTTCCAATGCTGGAGTCTACCAGTGTTCGTCAAAGAGTTCTATCACCAATGACCTAGAAGTACAG AATGTAACTGTAGATATATTAATACCACCGTCATTTATAAAAACGCCGACAAACCAAATCTGTCCAAATGGGAGAACGGCGAGATTCGAGTGTCAGGCGCAAGGATTACCAGTACCTCAAATTTATTGGCTAAAagattcattaaatattactattaatg GTCGCAGAACAACTTACGTTAAGgaatacaataaaatagaattagcAATATCAGCAACAGTACCGTCTGATTCTGGCATATACCAATGTGTGGCGGTAAATGCAGCGGGTGAAATTTGGGCTGCTGGTCGGCTCCAAGTAAATACATCGCGCAATAGTCCTGCTACACCTACTTCTCTAAAGTGTCACGCTATTTCACCTGTTAAAATCTTAATTTCGTGGGAACCACCAAAGTCTATACCATATACCAGTATTACAGCTTATACCGTCCATTATAGTCCTGTAG AAGGTGGTAAGGAGGAAGTTTCACCACCAGAACCAGGGAATTCTACGTCTGTAGAAGTAACAAAACTTCTTGAACCATTTACAAATTACTCCTTTTACGTACGAGTGTGGAATAATTATGGTGCTAGCGATCAGTCGGCTACCATTGTGTGTTCCACTGCTCCAAGTG TTCCTAAAGGCACACCAAAAATGAATGTGGATATAATCAGTAGTACAAAACTAAATGTATCGTGGGAGCCTTTAAGTAAAAAAGAATCTCACGGCGTCGTGGTGGAATATAAGTTATTGTGGAAACTCCACCAAAGTTCATCCTCCAGATGGGTACATTATCTACCTGCCACCGTTCAATACTACGTACTTTCCG GTCTGGAACCTGGAGCACGATATGATCTTCGAGTATTGGCAAGGACAAAGCAGGGCGAGCCAAATATTAGTGAGACACAATTGGATTGGATCACCGTTACCATGCCATCTTCTGAATCCAATCAATTTGCTATAAGAAATGTTGTGGATATTCAAGTGTTAATTGTAAACGCTTCAATAATCAAG ATGAAATGGAAGATCAATTTCAAGCAAAGTGATCAAATTGAATCAAAGTTCGATTCCTGgcaaatttattgcgaaaatcaAAATGGCgagaaattaaagaatattcaTTTACCGCAGAACATTACTGAATACCTATTTACTGATCTTG ATACGAACGTTTCTTATATTATGCGTCTGTGTATGGTGAGCTCGGGTGAAGCAACAGGTTGCTTGACGAAACATGTAGAGACCATACAATCCGATCCTA aTACTGTGCCAATGACATTGGAGGCTATTCCCGTCTCGCCCACGTCCATTAACGTGTCATGGACACTGTACGATGTGCACGATGTAAATTCGTTTGAATTTTGTTATCATGCGGTGCATGTGCAAAATTCCAACAATTCTAAATGTTCCATCGT AAATGACACAAAAACTAACGTTGATGAGCTGAAGCCTTTTACTTTATATGAGTTTAAAGTAAAAGCCGTTAGGCACGACACAAATCGGACCAGCTTCTATAGCAAATCTATAGAATGCTACACAAACGAAGATG TTCCTGGTAAAGTCGAAGAGTTACAATGGTTCTTGAGAAACAATACGAAAGTACGTATTGCATGGGAGGAACCGAGCAACATAAACGgcattatacaaaattatgttGTCACGTATGGACGTACCATGGAGGATTTTGCGACAATGAATAACGTGACCGTGCCCGGTAATAGAAGGACGACGTTCCTACCAGATTTAGCACCGGGAAAACGATATTTCGTTATGGTGCGAGCAGCGACGAAAGCCGGTTATGGGAAACCGTCGGACCCTATTATTGTTATTACCGGCGGTACTAGTCGTAACAGTAGTAATGGTGGATCATCAAAAGTACCTGCCCCGTCGGGCAATGAGAAAAACTCTAAGCCCGATCAGAGTCTAG GTGTGATCCTCGGAGTGAACATAAGCGTCGGATTTATCATGGTATGCCTATGCAGCATATATTGCCGGAGAAAATTTGAGAACTCTCGACTGAGAAACGGCGCTCAGCCTACGAACGAGTGCGTGCTATCGCGAAACGCCAATGGATGTTGCGCGGAGCAATCTTCCACGTCCGTGGGTCAACAAGCAAATGCCACTGATGCCCCGAATGAGATTGAATTGGCAGTGCTGTGTCCGTCGTCACCGATCGAAACGAATCCGCATTCAGACGCGAAG GGCACACAGTCTAACGGGGTATTCGAAATTTGCGCGAAAGAACCCTTATTGTCACCATGGGAAGTAATGGAGATAAATGGAGGCTCGAAGGATGTTCATATTATGGAGAATCCTCAG TACAAAAGGAGAAGTAGTTCTGCCTCGAATAATCAacaggaggaagaagaggagcaAGATCTAGAAGGCACGCAGCTCACAATGGTCAATTGTACTTTAGGCAGTAGTGCTAGCAGTTTAAATAACAATTCAGGATGTCCGGACGATGAGACTTCATCATCGCCAAAAGCTACGTGTGCATCTGTTCCGGCGCTCGGACCAAACGGGTGA
- the LOC105195415 gene encoding protogenin isoform X2, with protein sequence MAARVLLLSVLITEVLKPACAAGIGGNISSRNVSKLDAGLTKGPGLTLEIQPSGHVILGKRGITLSCIAGSNETVTWLHNGIPAPPCGLTRCVLLSNGSLHFYKKQNLQMQKFKEKERNNIVNARNHNKDEYRCVTRTSLGGMIQSAPTIIQIAELAHVFKETPENITVQEGEIARLSCLIDSVPFPPNITWQHNETSLSYHNESKYSVVPPGVLYISATKLSDAGLYRCIVTNDFLKKTKRSREAKLTVIAREESSNKTHTPSSLFPQISYNHWLLNGSNLKLACAASGYPSLVTWSFIPRYTDNVTKSRILLNSTTGISVLSLTKVNVSNAGVYQCSSKSSITNDLEVQNVTVDILIPPSFIKTPTNQICPNGRTARFECQAQGLPVPQIYWLKDSLNITINGRRTTYVKEYNKIELAISATVPSDSGIYQCVAVNAAGEIWAAGRLQVNTSRNSPATPTSLKCHAISPVKILISWEPPKSIPYTSITAYTVHYSPVEGGKEEVSPPEPGNSTSVEVTKLLEPFTNYSFYVRVWNNYGASDQSATIVCSTAPSVPKGTPKMNVDIISSTKLNVSWEPLSKKESHGVVVEYKLLWKLHQSSSSRWVHYLPATVQYYVLSGLEPGARYDLRVLARTKQGEPNISETQLDWITVTMPSSESNQFAIRNVVDIQVLIVNASIIKMKWKINFKQSDQIESKFDSWQIYCENQNGEKLKNIHLPQNITEYLFTDLDTNVSYIMRLCMVSSGEATGCLTKHVETIQSDPNTVPMTLEAIPVSPTSINVSWTLYDVHDVNSFEFCYHAVHVQNSNNSKCSIVNDTKTNVDELKPFTLYEFKVKAVRHDTNRTSFYSKSIECYTNEDVPGKVEELQWFLRNNTKVRIAWEEPSNINGIIQNYVVTYGRTMEDFATMNNVTVPGNRRTTFLPDLAPGKRYFVMVRAATKAGYGKPSDPIIVITGGTSRNSSNGGSSKVPAPSGNEKNSKPDQSLGVILGVNISVGFIMVCLCSIYCRRKFENSRLRNGAQPTNECVLSRNANGCCAEQSSTSVGQQANATDAPNEIELAVLCPSSPIETNPHSDAKGTQSNGVFEICAKEPLLSPWEVMEINGGSKDVHIMENPQYKRRSSSASNNQQEEEEEQDLEGTQLTMVNCTLGSSASSLNNNSGCPDDETSSSPKATCASVPALGPNG encoded by the exons ATGGCGGCGCGAGTACTCTTGCTGAGCGTCTTGATCACGGAAGTGCTGAAGCCAGCTTGCGCCGCAG GTATCGGAGGAAATATCAGTAGTAGGAACGTGTCCAAACTAGATGCTGGTTTAACTAAAGGACCTGGATTAACACTGGAAATTCAACCTAGTGGCCATGTGATACTAGGAAAAAGGGGGATTACGCTCAGTTGCATAGCTGGCTCGAATGAGACTGTGACTTGGTTGCACAATGGAATACCAGCACCTCCGTGTGGTCTTACTCGCTGTGTTCTTCTCTCTAATGGTTCTCTTCACTTTTACAAG aaacaaaatttacaaatgcaaaagttcaaagaaaaggaaagaaataatattgttaatgcTAGAAACCATAATAAAGATGAATATCGCTGTGTAACGCGTACTAGTTTAGGAGGGATGATACAGTCAGCTCCCACTATTATTCAAATAGCAG AACTTGCTCATGTATTTAAAGAAACTCCAGAAAATATTACTGTTCAAGAAGGTGAAATTGCAAGATTGTCTTGTTTAATTGACAGTGTTCCTTTCCCACCCAATATTACGTGGCAGCATAATGAAACATCGTTAtcttatcataatgaatcaaagtATTCTGTGGTACCACCAGGTGTTCTGTATATAAGTGCAACGAAACTATCAGATGCTGGCTTATATAG atgCATAGTCACTAATGATTTTCTAAAGAAGACCAAAAGGAGCAGAGAAGCAAAATTAACGGTTATCGCGAGAGAAGAGAGCTCAAACAAAACGCATACGCCATCGTCCTTGTTTCCACAGATTTCATACAATCATTGGTTGCTTAACGGGTCGAATCTGAAGTTGGCATGTGCTGCATCTGGTTATCCATCACTTGTAACATGGTCATTTATTCCTCGTTATACag ATAATGTTACAAAATCTCGCATCCTCCTTAATTCCACCACTGGCATTAGTGTATTGTCATTAACAAAGGTAAACGTTTCCAATGCTGGAGTCTACCAGTGTTCGTCAAAGAGTTCTATCACCAATGACCTAGAAGTACAG AATGTAACTGTAGATATATTAATACCACCGTCATTTATAAAAACGCCGACAAACCAAATCTGTCCAAATGGGAGAACGGCGAGATTCGAGTGTCAGGCGCAAGGATTACCAGTACCTCAAATTTATTGGCTAAAagattcattaaatattactattaatg GTCGCAGAACAACTTACGTTAAGgaatacaataaaatagaattagcAATATCAGCAACAGTACCGTCTGATTCTGGCATATACCAATGTGTGGCGGTAAATGCAGCGGGTGAAATTTGGGCTGCTGGTCGGCTCCAAGTAAATACATCGCGCAATAGTCCTGCTACACCTACTTCTCTAAAGTGTCACGCTATTTCACCTGTTAAAATCTTAATTTCGTGGGAACCACCAAAGTCTATACCATATACCAGTATTACAGCTTATACCGTCCATTATAGTCCTGTAG AAGGTGGTAAGGAGGAAGTTTCACCACCAGAACCAGGGAATTCTACGTCTGTAGAAGTAACAAAACTTCTTGAACCATTTACAAATTACTCCTTTTACGTACGAGTGTGGAATAATTATGGTGCTAGCGATCAGTCGGCTACCATTGTGTGTTCCACTGCTCCAAGTG TTCCTAAAGGCACACCAAAAATGAATGTGGATATAATCAGTAGTACAAAACTAAATGTATCGTGGGAGCCTTTAAGTAAAAAAGAATCTCACGGCGTCGTGGTGGAATATAAGTTATTGTGGAAACTCCACCAAAGTTCATCCTCCAGATGGGTACATTATCTACCTGCCACCGTTCAATACTACGTACTTTCCG GTCTGGAACCTGGAGCACGATATGATCTTCGAGTATTGGCAAGGACAAAGCAGGGCGAGCCAAATATTAGTGAGACACAATTGGATTGGATCACCGTTACCATGCCATCTTCTGAATCCAATCAATTTGCTATAAGAAATGTTGTGGATATTCAAGTGTTAATTGTAAACGCTTCAATAATCAAG ATGAAATGGAAGATCAATTTCAAGCAAAGTGATCAAATTGAATCAAAGTTCGATTCCTGgcaaatttattgcgaaaatcaAAATGGCgagaaattaaagaatattcaTTTACCGCAGAACATTACTGAATACCTATTTACTGATCTTG ATACGAACGTTTCTTATATTATGCGTCTGTGTATGGTGAGCTCGGGTGAAGCAACAGGTTGCTTGACGAAACATGTAGAGACCATACAATCCGATCCTA aTACTGTGCCAATGACATTGGAGGCTATTCCCGTCTCGCCCACGTCCATTAACGTGTCATGGACACTGTACGATGTGCACGATGTAAATTCGTTTGAATTTTGTTATCATGCGGTGCATGTGCAAAATTCCAACAATTCTAAATGTTCCATCGT AAATGACACAAAAACTAACGTTGATGAGCTGAAGCCTTTTACTTTATATGAGTTTAAAGTAAAAGCCGTTAGGCACGACACAAATCGGACCAGCTTCTATAGCAAATCTATAGAATGCTACACAAACGAAGATG TTCCTGGTAAAGTCGAAGAGTTACAATGGTTCTTGAGAAACAATACGAAAGTACGTATTGCATGGGAGGAACCGAGCAACATAAACGgcattatacaaaattatgttGTCACGTATGGACGTACCATGGAGGATTTTGCGACAATGAATAACGTGACCGTGCCCGGTAATAGAAGGACGACGTTCCTACCAGATTTAGCACCGGGAAAACGATATTTCGTTATGGTGCGAGCAGCGACGAAAGCCGGTTATGGGAAACCGTCGGACCCTATTATTGTTATTACCGGCGGTACTAGTCGTAACAGTAGTAATGGTGGATCATCAAAAGTACCTGCCCCGTCGGGCAATGAGAAAAACTCTAAGCCCGATCAGAGTCTAG GTGTGATCCTCGGAGTGAACATAAGCGTCGGATTTATCATGGTATGCCTATGCAGCATATATTGCCGGAGAAAATTTGAGAACTCTCGACTGAGAAACGGCGCTCAGCCTACGAACGAGTGCGTGCTATCGCGAAACGCCAATGGATGTTGCGCGGAGCAATCTTCCACGTCCGTGGGTCAACAAGCAAATGCCACTGATGCCCCGAATGAGATTGAATTGGCAGTGCTGTGTCCGTCGTCACCGATCGAAACGAATCCGCATTCAGACGCGAAG GGCACACAGTCTAACGGGGTATTCGAAATTTGCGCGAAAGAACCCTTATTGTCACCATGGGAAGTAATGGAGATAAATGGAGGCTCGAAGGATGTTCATATTATGGAGAATCCTCAG TACAAAAGGAGAAGTAGTTCTGCCTCGAATAATCAacaggaggaagaagaggagcaAGATCTAGAAGGCACGCAGCTCACAATGGTCAATTGTACTTTAGGCAGTAGTGCTAGCAGTTTAAATAACAATTCAGGATGTCCGGACGATGAGACTTCATCATCGCCAAAAGCTACGTGTGCATCTGTTCCGGCGCTCGGACCAAACGGGTGA
- the LOC105195414 gene encoding uncharacterized protein LOC105195414 isoform X2: protein MKTGLMLQLALPVMLLAGTSEEFFLESPKKALTEFFQSLKKKATLPKMSHVQHYHVHYLPMQMPFPLLAWTKAPDRYYLDKLYDDTLESFGWSDYHYRYTPEPSLIVSSDLQHLSGSNELWDDLLGEELLGTDDALDTIDRNSPGVLMRVPVHRPLVFHLPLKKSRQRRMETAAT from the exons ATGAAGACGGGGCTGATGTTGCAA TTGGCGCTGCCCGTGATGCTACTCGCCGGAACCTcggaagaattttttttggaatC CCCTAAGAAGGCATTGACGGAATTCTTTCAATCTCTGAAGAAAAAAGCCACGCTGCCCAAGATGAGCCACGTACAGCATTATCATGTACATTATTTACCGATGCAAATGCCTTTCCCTCTATTGGCTTGGACGAAAGCGCCGGATAGATACTATCTCGACAAACTTTACGA CGACACTCTCGAGTCGTTCGGCTGGTCGGACTACCACTACAGGTACACGCCCGAGCCCTCGCTAATCGTGTCGTCGGATCTCCAACACCTGTCCGGGTCGAACGAGCTGTGGGACGACCTTTTGGGCGAGGAGCTTCTAG GCACCGACGACGCACTCGACACGATCGATCGTAACTCCCCGGGAGTACTGATGCGGGTACCCGTCCATCGGCCGCTCGTGTTTCATCTGCCGTTGAAGAAGTCGCGACAGAGACGGATGGAGACGGCGGCGACTTAA
- the LOC105195414 gene encoding uncharacterized protein LOC105195414 isoform X1: MRERSSIKFRKIMKKEIQINCYGDLQLALPVMLLAGTSEEFFLESPKKALTEFFQSLKKKATLPKMSHVQHYHVHYLPMQMPFPLLAWTKAPDRYYLDKLYDDTLESFGWSDYHYRYTPEPSLIVSSDLQHLSGSNELWDDLLGEELLGTDDALDTIDRNSPGVLMRVPVHRPLVFHLPLKKSRQRRMETAAT, from the exons ATGCGTGAACGATCGagtataaaatttagaaaaataatgaaaaaggaGATACAGATTAATTGTTATGGTGATTTGCAGTTGGCGCTGCCCGTGATGCTACTCGCCGGAACCTcggaagaattttttttggaatC CCCTAAGAAGGCATTGACGGAATTCTTTCAATCTCTGAAGAAAAAAGCCACGCTGCCCAAGATGAGCCACGTACAGCATTATCATGTACATTATTTACCGATGCAAATGCCTTTCCCTCTATTGGCTTGGACGAAAGCGCCGGATAGATACTATCTCGACAAACTTTACGA CGACACTCTCGAGTCGTTCGGCTGGTCGGACTACCACTACAGGTACACGCCCGAGCCCTCGCTAATCGTGTCGTCGGATCTCCAACACCTGTCCGGGTCGAACGAGCTGTGGGACGACCTTTTGGGCGAGGAGCTTCTAG GCACCGACGACGCACTCGACACGATCGATCGTAACTCCCCGGGAGTACTGATGCGGGTACCCGTCCATCGGCCGCTCGTGTTTCATCTGCCGTTGAAGAAGTCGCGACAGAGACGGATGGAGACGGCGGCGACTTAA
- the LOC105195414 gene encoding uncharacterized protein LOC105195414 isoform X3 has product MLLAGTSEEFFLESPKKALTEFFQSLKKKATLPKMSHVQHYHVHYLPMQMPFPLLAWTKAPDRYYLDKLYDDTLESFGWSDYHYRYTPEPSLIVSSDLQHLSGSNELWDDLLGEELLGTDDALDTIDRNSPGVLMRVPVHRPLVFHLPLKKSRQRRMETAAT; this is encoded by the exons ATGCTACTCGCCGGAACCTcggaagaattttttttggaatC CCCTAAGAAGGCATTGACGGAATTCTTTCAATCTCTGAAGAAAAAAGCCACGCTGCCCAAGATGAGCCACGTACAGCATTATCATGTACATTATTTACCGATGCAAATGCCTTTCCCTCTATTGGCTTGGACGAAAGCGCCGGATAGATACTATCTCGACAAACTTTACGA CGACACTCTCGAGTCGTTCGGCTGGTCGGACTACCACTACAGGTACACGCCCGAGCCCTCGCTAATCGTGTCGTCGGATCTCCAACACCTGTCCGGGTCGAACGAGCTGTGGGACGACCTTTTGGGCGAGGAGCTTCTAG GCACCGACGACGCACTCGACACGATCGATCGTAACTCCCCGGGAGTACTGATGCGGGTACCCGTCCATCGGCCGCTCGTGTTTCATCTGCCGTTGAAGAAGTCGCGACAGAGACGGATGGAGACGGCGGCGACTTAA
- the LOC105195413 gene encoding uncharacterized protein LOC105195413, whose translation MVGKGLCEIRVASEASSSILPESNLLIDRHRFSYIPVRLRLTLLMGSNVVRLTDRAYMTRLTSSLQEDYEEQQRARAERRKLKTITAVPKLCELLPEALLKKTKAHRRECTPKFHAEAAKKCKQLPQLLLKNESES comes from the coding sequence ATGGTGGGAAAAGGACTGTGTGAAATACGGGTAGCTTCTGAAGCCTCGTCATCGATTTTACCTGAGAGTAACCTCTTAATTGATCGACATAGGTTCAGCTACATACCGGTGAGATTGCGATTAACGTTGCTGATGGGAAGTAACGTGGTACGATTAACGGATCGCGCCTACATGACGCGACTCACGTCGAGTCTGCAGGAGGATTACGAGGAGCAGCAGAGGGCTCGCGCCGAACGAAGGAAGCTGAAGACTATCACGGCTGTGCCAAAATTGTGTGAATTATTGCCAGAGGCATTGCTGAAGAAGACGAAGGCTCATCGGCGCGAGTGCACGCCGAAATTTCACGCGGAGGCGGCGAAAAAATGCAAACAACTTCCGCAGCTGTTACTGAAGAACGAGTCAGAGTCCTAA